A genomic stretch from bacterium includes:
- the pabB gene encoding aminodeoxychorismate synthase component I, whose amino-acid sequence MTEIHEFERPHFALLESSLGGRYSIAASDPLYVLEPKDGVSFLDDLRGRLRETPAVDAPDLPFAGGWIGYLGYELYPETIGKVAPREPALIPKATLAFYDRFYLFDHVRNEGRWLQWRPGGRGVDRGPPERPAKRSTGGPPPSGLRVTPLPAGALESNFTRNEYLAAVRKIREYIAAGDCYQVNLSQKFTAPVSHPPAVIYERLRSVSPSPYAAFLNLGGAQILSSSPECFLELAGSKIVTRPIKGTRPRGNDGDEDAALKEELLSSPKDRAELLMITDLERNDLGRVCRTGSVRVRDLRTVETYPQVHHLVSTIEGELEVGRDILDLLKATFPGGSVTGAPKVRAMQVIRELEPHAREVYCGAIGYVSLNGKAQFNVAIRTMVVKEGRAHFWSGGGIVADSDPESEYKETLVKAKGMVGALNA is encoded by the coding sequence ATGACTGAAATCCATGAATTCGAACGGCCGCATTTCGCGCTTCTGGAGTCCTCCCTGGGCGGGCGTTATTCGATCGCCGCCTCCGACCCGCTTTACGTCCTGGAGCCCAAGGACGGCGTCTCCTTCCTCGATGACCTCCGGGGACGGCTGCGAGAGACGCCCGCGGTCGACGCGCCGGACCTCCCGTTCGCCGGCGGATGGATCGGATACTTGGGTTACGAGCTTTATCCCGAGACCATTGGAAAGGTTGCCCCCAGGGAACCAGCGCTGATACCCAAGGCGACGCTCGCGTTTTATGATCGGTTTTACCTGTTCGATCACGTCCGGAACGAAGGTCGTTGGTTGCAATGGAGGCCCGGAGGGCGGGGGGTCGACCGGGGACCGCCTGAGCGTCCTGCGAAGAGGTCCACGGGCGGCCCCCCGCCCTCCGGGCTGCGAGTCACCCCCCTCCCCGCTGGCGCACTTGAGAGCAACTTCACTCGGAACGAATATCTGGCGGCGGTCCGCAAGATCCGCGAGTACATCGCGGCGGGCGACTGTTACCAGGTCAACCTCTCCCAGAAGTTCACCGCCCCCGTCTCCCATCCCCCGGCCGTCATCTATGAACGCCTGCGCTCCGTCAGCCCTTCTCCTTATGCGGCTTTTTTGAATCTGGGCGGTGCCCAGATCCTCTCCTCGTCTCCGGAATGTTTCCTGGAGCTGGCGGGCTCAAAGATCGTGACCCGTCCGATCAAAGGCACCCGGCCGCGCGGAAACGACGGCGACGAAGACGCCGCGCTGAAGGAAGAACTCCTGTCGAGTCCCAAGGATCGTGCGGAGCTCTTGATGATCACCGACCTGGAGAGGAACGACCTGGGCCGCGTCTGCCGGACGGGCAGCGTTCGCGTGCGGGACTTAAGGACGGTCGAGACCTATCCCCAGGTCCATCATCTGGTTTCGACGATCGAAGGGGAATTGGAGGTCGGCCGGGACATCCTCGACCTCTTGAAAGCGACATTCCCAGGCGGCTCGGTCACCGGGGCGCCGAAGGTCCGTGCCATGCAGGTGATCCGGGAGCTTGAGCCCCATGCCCGCGAGGTCTATTGCGGGGCGATCGGTTACGTGAGCCTGAACGGCAAGGCCCAGTTCAACGTGGCGATCAGGACGATGGTCGTCAAAGAAGGTCGAGCGCACTTCTGGTCCGGAGGCGGGATCGTGGCCGATTCTGATCCGGAGTCGGAATACAAGGAAACGTTGGTGAAGGCCAAGGGGATGGTCGGGGCGTTAAACGCCTAG